A genome region from Dreissena polymorpha isolate Duluth1 chromosome 16, UMN_Dpol_1.0, whole genome shotgun sequence includes the following:
- the LOC127863029 gene encoding tripartite motif-containing protein 2-like: MNTKATAVHMDNSINKSSDMVGGRVMERICELCVKNLLSNKATMFCSACSESLCDRCISIHIKDTSKRHVIMDARYKGLDSHGVDMNGLDMCNEHSKIIEFYCECHKELCCRKCVMVHRKCDNFIEIVVCTEQDRIQIRDVKASVLKADVDTFFLVQKVNQVKASLKDSNEAMSKAIDTTRDNILKVYDDAKCKLFAEVDAIKAEKKKTLKKMNNILLSVRADIAKALPVFSNVLEKGTPQQIFIFSRRSAEILNAVDQQLRLNPNLNPLLEMHVNFAGDIANFIHAGDNLMKLNIGKEVIDKGQPEINNSSMQNRPVTLQFLKSVDVVKSKDDNNDPFVTGLDFLPDGRLVAVDNRNNKCFIMNERLQRKGQPYNFKTAVLDVRCVFHFLIAVSTWKQICIMYINSECSISLIKRINTSSSIFSISCMTSSKMVVSTYNDNRSVRMISYDGIEEDFDKFELPKTIYKLDESRCTYIQAKNTLVITDKLAHSVYMYDTLKGTSRAVTDESIQQPSGVCVGPGDTVLVCSKMKCCIVHLSVEGDILGTYPVDMKWPYVLCLNKDGSKLVVSNNVNGINKLLIYKLS; this comes from the exons ATGAACACAAAGGCGACTGCTGTACACATGGATAATTCCATTAATAAGAGTAGTGACATGGTAGGCGGCCGTGTTATGGAAAGAATATGTGAATTATGTGTGAAGAACTTACTTTCCAACAAGGCAACCATGTTTTGCAGTGCATGCAGCGAGTCCCTTTGCGATCGCTGCATCAGTATTCACATTAAAGACACCAGCAAGAGACATGTCATCATGGACGCTCGCTATAAAGGTTTAGACAGTCATGGTGTGGATATGAATGGACTGGACATGTGCAATGAGCATTCGAAAATCATAGAATTTTACTGCGAGTGCCACAAAGAGTTGTGTTGCAGAAAATGTGTTATGGTTCATCGTAAATGCgataattttattgaaattgttGTTTGTACGGAGCAAGATAGGATACAGATTCGGGATGTAAAAGCTTCCGTCCTTAAAGCTGACGTGGATACTTTTTTCCTGGTACAAAAAGTTAATCAAGTGAAAGCAAGCTTAAAAGACTCTAATGAGGCGATGTCTAAAGCTATAGATACAACTCGAGAcaatatattaaaagtatatgACGATGCAAAATGTAAGTTGTTTGCAGAGGTGGACGCCATTAAAGCAGAGAAAAAGAAGACGCTCAAAAAGATGAATAACATATTGTTGAGTGTTCGTGCGGACATTGCTAAGGCATTACCCGTTTTTTCTAATGTATTAGAAAAAGGAACCCCTCAACAGATTTTTATCTTTTCTCGAAGAAGTGCGGAAATACTTAATGCAGTTGACCAACAACTTCGCTTGAACCCCAATCTCAATCCTTTGTTAGAAATGCATGTTAACTTTGCGGGAGACATTGCTAACTTTATTCACGCGGGAGATaatttaatgaagcttaataTCGGCAAAGAAGTTATAGACAAAG GTCAACCCGAGATCAACAACTCTTCCATGCAAAACAGACCCGTTACACTGCAGTTTCTTAAGTCTGTGGATGTCGTTAAATCTAAAGACGACAACAACGACCCTTTCGTTACAGGACTGGATTTTCTACCTGACGGGAGATTAGTAGCGGTAGATAATCGTAATAACAAATGTTTCATAATGAATGAAAGACTGCAAAGAAAGGGACAACCATACAACTTCAAGACAGCTGTGCTCGATGTTCGGTGCGTCTTTCATTTTCTGATCGCTGTTTCGACTTGGAAGCAAATTTGCATAATGTACATCAATTCTGAGTGTTCGATTAGCCTTATAAAACGAATAAACACTTCTTCTTCGATATTTTCAATATCGTGTATGACCTCATCAAAAATGGTAGTAAGTACGTATAATGATAACCGTTCAGTGCGAATGATATCATATGACGGTATAGAGGAAGACTTTGACAAGTTTGAATTACCGAAGACTATATACAAACTTGATGAAAGTAGATGCACGTATATCCAGGCTAAGAACACATTGGTAATAACTGACAAGCTCGCTCACTCCGTATATATGTACGACACCCTGAAAGGGACGTCAAGAGCAGTCACTGATGAGAGCATACAACAACCAAGTGGTGTGTGTGTCGGACCTGGTGACACGGTGCTAGTGTGCAGTAAGATGAAGTGCTGCATCGTGCACCTTTCTGTGGAAGGTGACATTCTAGGTACTTATCCAGTGGATATGAAGTGGCCGTATGTCCTGTGTTTGAATAAGGATGGGAGCAAATTGGTAGTATCGAATAATGTGAATGGGATTAATAAATTGTTGATCTacaaattatcataa